In Deinococcus maricopensis DSM 21211, the sequence TGCCCTGAAGGCCATCAAGATGGGCTTCACGAGCGTGATGATCGACGCGTCGCACCACCCGTTCGAGGAGAACATCCACGAAACGCGCCGCGTCGTGGAAGCCGCGCACGCCATGGGCATCAGCGTCGAAGCGGAACTCGGCCGTCTGGGCGGCATCGAGGAGCACGTCGTCGTGGACGAGAAGGACGCCTTCCTCACCGACCCGCAGGAAGCCGTGCAGTTCGTGGAGCAGACCGGCACGGACTACCTCGCCATTGCCATCGGCACCAGCCACGGCGCGTACAAGGGCAAGGGCCGCCCCTTCATCGACCACGAGCGCATCGAGAAGATCGAGCAGCTGCTGAGCATTCCGCTGGTCGCGCACGGCAGCAGCGGCGTGCCCGCCGAGATCGTGCAGCGCTTCCGCGACAGCGGCGGCGAAATCGGCGACGCGTTCGGCATTGCCGACGAGGACCTGCAGCGCGCCACGCAGCACGGCATCGCCAAGGTGAACGTCGACACTGACCTGCGCCTCGCCATGACCGTCGGCGTGCGCGAAGTCCTGAAAGCCACGCCCAAGGAGTTCGATCCGCGCAAGGTCTTCGGCCCGGCCCGCGAGGTCATGAGCCAGATCATCGAGCACAAAATGCGCGTGCTCGGCAGCGTCGGCAAAGCTTGACAGCGGGCCGGGCGGGGGCGACGCGCTGCGCGTCGCCCCCGCCCTTATTGGCGAGCAGAAACGTGACGCGTCTCACGCGCGCGCCTACGGGTTTTCTCACGGCCCCGCGATATGCTCAGGTCCGCTGCGTATGCCCCCGAGAACCCACCGTGTGTTTCGCGCTGCCGCCGTGCTGGTCCTGACGACGGTCGCGCTGGCCCAGACTGATTACCGCGCCCGCCTGACCGCCCTGCTCCCCGCGAGCGGCCAGGCCGCGCGCGTCATGGAATGGCGCACCACCGCGGCGGGCGTCGCCCTCATTCAGGATCGCCTCGCGACGACCGCGCCGAACCTGCTGGACAATTTCGCGGCGTCCGTGCGCGTCGGCAAGGTCCCCCCGTACGACCCGCGCTACGGCGTGACGCCCGAGGAGTACGCGCGTCTGGTGGTGTTCCGCAATACGCTTGCCACCACGGGTCGCAGCGTGAAGCTGAACGTCACGCGCACAGACCGCAAGTTGACGTTCGGGCAGGCGGCGGGCGCCGAGGCGCTGCGCGGCATCAGCCTCGATCTCGTGAGCGGCGAGATGCGCCTGCCTGAAGGCTACGTCGCCAGGCCGCACGCGGTGCAGGTGAGCGCCGACGTGGACGGCACCGGGCTGGGCGCGCGCAGCGGCTGGGGCTGGAAGTTCCAGGGCAGCGACCCGAAGACTTTCAACGCCATTGACGCGAGCGTGTCCCTGATGCGCCTGTCGAGCGGGAGCGTCGTGCTGACGTACAACCGCATCAGCATCGTGAAGGGGCGGCTGCAGCCGGAAGTGCAGCTGTACC encodes:
- the fba gene encoding class II fructose-1,6-bisphosphate aldolase, which produces MLVTGKDILVPARAGKYGVGAFNTNNMEITQAIIHTAERLRSPVMVQMSEGAIKYGGQDLANIVIDLAQRATVPVALHLDHGSSYESALKAIKMGFTSVMIDASHHPFEENIHETRRVVEAAHAMGISVEAELGRLGGIEEHVVVDEKDAFLTDPQEAVQFVEQTGTDYLAIAIGTSHGAYKGKGRPFIDHERIEKIEQLLSIPLVAHGSSGVPAEIVQRFRDSGGEIGDAFGIADEDLQRATQHGIAKVNVDTDLRLAMTVGVREVLKATPKEFDPRKVFGPAREVMSQIIEHKMRVLGSVGKA